In Thermosphaera sp., a genomic segment contains:
- a CDS encoding rhomboid family intramembrane serine protease, whose amino-acid sequence MVVVPEQPVKYLRKRPVMTIILVLANLAVYFYTSRSRSFLQTDPYYIYAYGFYPITLSSVNGVLRIFTSMFIHADLFHILFNMLFLYLFGKSVEAVTGSLRFMILYLAGGLGAVLFHLALIPLGGYEALVIPAVGASGAISAVLGAFLILFPHTRVSLCMFIFFLPICLPLPSSLYLIIWFAEQVIYGYLNLGGVAYFAHAGGFVAGLALVWLVGSGPIRRLKSRLAIPFEDYLHSIGVFPRKFYSLGTGTKILVTILLLTLLTGFYMSWQTNRAADNVYALNVSAGDSRDTVILYQDRGNWIISQSPVSTVRFVINRLFPADLIVNPKLSGEILRDKYVLPSPYYVEINGVRTPVDLYIVEARYDDNGVVVSFTGRMRSYYVIILSSGEAYLDTSNPVSLEFNLERENVEELRYINYSIYASALLTIIAVGVVLASDRFSVVTDAVFE is encoded by the coding sequence TTGGTTGTCGTTCCGGAGCAACCGGTCAAGTATCTCAGGAAGCGCCCGGTAATGACCATCATCTTAGTTCTCGCAAACCTTGCCGTCTACTTTTACACTAGCAGGTCGAGGTCGTTTCTACAGACCGATCCATACTACATCTACGCTTACGGCTTTTACCCTATAACTCTTTCATCAGTAAACGGTGTATTGAGGATTTTCACAAGCATGTTTATTCACGCTGACCTCTTCCACATTCTGTTCAACATGCTCTTTCTTTATCTATTTGGAAAAAGCGTGGAGGCCGTAACAGGCTCCCTCAGGTTTATGATCCTATACTTGGCAGGCGGATTGGGAGCAGTGCTCTTCCACCTGGCTTTAATTCCACTAGGGGGCTATGAAGCGTTAGTGATTCCTGCCGTAGGCGCTTCAGGCGCTATAAGTGCTGTGTTGGGAGCCTTTCTCATACTCTTCCCTCACACGAGGGTATCGCTGTGCATGTTCATATTCTTCCTGCCAATATGCCTCCCACTGCCATCCTCGCTATACCTCATAATCTGGTTCGCCGAGCAAGTCATCTATGGTTATCTTAACCTGGGCGGAGTTGCGTACTTTGCTCATGCAGGAGGCTTTGTCGCGGGATTAGCGCTCGTGTGGCTCGTGGGCTCAGGTCCTATAAGGAGGCTGAAGTCCAGGCTGGCGATCCCCTTCGAGGATTATTTACACTCTATCGGCGTTTTCCCAAGGAAGTTCTACAGCCTCGGCACTGGAACCAAAATCCTTGTCACAATTCTACTACTAACCCTGTTAACCGGGTTCTATATGTCCTGGCAAACGAACAGGGCCGCGGACAACGTATATGCTTTAAACGTCTCAGCGGGAGACTCTCGTGACACAGTGATCCTCTATCAGGACAGAGGGAACTGGATAATTTCTCAGAGCCCGGTTAGCACGGTACGGTTCGTGATAAACAGGCTTTTCCCAGCAGACCTCATCGTTAATCCAAAGCTAAGTGGCGAAATCCTTAGAGACAAATACGTTCTACCCTCCCCATACTACGTTGAAATAAACGGAGTTCGCACGCCGGTGGATTTGTACATCGTTGAGGCAAGGTATGACGATAACGGGGTCGTTGTTAGCTTTACTGGTAGAATGAGGAGCTACTACGTCATCATATTATCGTCCGGGGAAGCATACCTAGATACCTCGAACCCCGTAAGCTTGGAGTTTAATTTAGAAAGGGAGAATGTGGAGGAGTTGAGATATATAAACTACTCGATATATGCTTCTGCGTTGTTGACTATAATCGCCGTGGGAGTCGTGCTCGCTTCAGACAGGTTCAGCGTCGTAACGGATGCGGTTTTCGAGTGA
- a CDS encoding ABC transporter ATP-binding protein — MAKQVALELQDLWAKYPKGGWVLKGLNLKVCEGDVVLIVGTTGSGKTTLARVLNGTAQPVYGVEVRGVYRIRGENALLKNPFELSKRVHVVSQNPYLHFINFILEDDLKDYIRKIHGDGVAERFLEKILTTFHLNELRNRYFYQLSGGQARRAATAKAFIPDPQVLVFDEPFMWLDDKGVNEFLDMLNLLRRLGKTIVVFEHRFQRVARFFDKFYVLKQGVLEEADFQALYQSVKDKATSLNPSIPTPPTPGEVLVDLEDLAFGYEGELLRNIRLTIRRGEGVLITGSNGAGKSTLLKIISGYLKPWSGRVRVKGRIIYVPQQVALFYTEETLRDEVLRLCQASGGGERCMGRAVSALEEAGLDPSRPPSQLSYGQMVKAAVILAAWAGSADILLLDEPFSGLTYVDRARLISLLSSLPAAKILTTSTTELTSLMRNWRILMLENGELKTPEKAEKEVDALVSIELARRLLGDAA, encoded by the coding sequence ATGGCTAAGCAAGTCGCGCTAGAGCTACAGGATTTATGGGCGAAGTATCCTAAGGGAGGATGGGTTCTAAAGGGTTTGAATCTAAAAGTTTGCGAGGGCGATGTCGTCCTCATAGTGGGAACCACTGGGTCGGGGAAGACAACGCTAGCGAGAGTGCTAAACGGTACCGCTCAACCAGTATACGGAGTAGAGGTGAGAGGAGTCTACAGGATAAGAGGAGAGAATGCGTTATTGAAAAATCCATTCGAGCTCTCGAAAAGGGTCCACGTAGTTTCACAGAACCCCTACCTCCACTTCATAAACTTCATCCTTGAGGACGATTTGAAGGATTATATAAGAAAAATTCATGGAGACGGGGTCGCCGAAAGGTTTTTGGAGAAAATCCTGACTACTTTCCATTTAAACGAACTCCGGAACAGGTATTTCTACCAGTTATCCGGGGGTCAGGCCAGGAGGGCTGCCACCGCTAAGGCCTTTATTCCAGACCCCCAGGTACTAGTCTTCGACGAGCCGTTCATGTGGCTGGATGATAAAGGCGTGAACGAGTTCCTTGACATGCTTAACCTTCTACGGAGGCTGGGTAAGACTATAGTTGTGTTCGAACACCGTTTCCAACGAGTCGCAAGATTTTTCGACAAATTCTATGTTTTGAAGCAGGGAGTTCTCGAGGAAGCCGACTTCCAGGCCCTTTACCAGTCTGTAAAGGACAAAGCAACCAGCCTCAACCCCTCTATACCGACGCCCCCCACGCCAGGGGAGGTCTTGGTAGACCTGGAGGACCTGGCTTTCGGCTATGAGGGAGAACTACTTAGAAACATCCGCCTCACAATTCGCCGCGGAGAGGGAGTTCTCATCACGGGGTCTAACGGGGCGGGCAAGTCAACACTCTTGAAAATAATATCAGGATATTTGAAGCCGTGGAGCGGGAGGGTGAGAGTGAAGGGGCGAATCATATATGTTCCCCAGCAAGTTGCTCTTTTCTACACGGAGGAGACGCTGAGGGACGAGGTCTTAAGGCTCTGCCAAGCCTCAGGCGGCGGGGAGCGGTGCATGGGTAGAGCCGTTTCCGCTCTCGAGGAGGCTGGGCTCGACCCTAGTAGGCCGCCGTCTCAGTTATCCTATGGTCAGATGGTTAAAGCCGCAGTGATCTTAGCGGCTTGGGCGGGTTCGGCAGATATACTGCTGCTTGACGAGCCCTTCAGCGGGCTCACCTATGTCGACAGGGCAAGACTCATAAGCCTGCTCTCATCTCTCCCCGCAGCTAAGATCCTGACTACCAGCACCACGGAGCTCACGAGCTTGATGAGGAACTGGAGGATTTTAATGCTCGAGAACGGGGAGCTTAAAACCCCTGAGAAGGCTGAAAAGGAGGTCGACGCCCTGGTTAGCATTGAGTTGGCGAGGAGGCTACTGGGTGACGCTGCGTGA
- a CDS encoding archaellin/type IV pilin N-terminal domain-containing protein, translating to MRGISPVVATVILVAVAIAVSMAFAMWASTLTSVESSRDLEIISSYNVPVEGGWSVTVDVKNIGTRTTSIIKVMVNRRVCDIIVHFEGSSGRATYPAGGANYHLGPGDRVTLRFILKSQESCGIHFTPGQMVEITIITSSGMEYPQSIQLR from the coding sequence ATGCGCGGGATTAGCCCCGTGGTAGCCACGGTTATCTTGGTTGCGGTTGCAATAGCCGTCTCCATGGCCTTCGCCATGTGGGCTTCTACCTTGACGAGCGTTGAGTCGAGCCGGGATTTGGAGATCATTTCCTCATATAATGTTCCAGTTGAGGGGGGTTGGAGCGTCACGGTGGATGTTAAAAACATTGGTACGAGGACGACGAGCATTATTAAAGTCATGGTGAACCGCAGGGTATGCGATATTATCGTGCATTTCGAAGGGAGCAGCGGCAGGGCAACCTACCCTGCCGGGGGTGCTAACTACCACCTCGGGCCTGGCGACCGGGTCACCCTCCGGTTCATTCTTAAGAGTCAAGAATCATGCGGGATCCACTTTACTCCCGGCCAAATGGTTGAGATCACTATTATAACTTCATCGGGAATGGAGTATCCTCAGAGCATTCAGTTACGGTAA
- a CDS encoding DUF4352 domain-containing protein: MKAISPVIATVIIVAVAIAISIAVALWLTGIVGGFTTVENLQITYAYASTLENVGWKIELKVENKGTADATIDEIFINGVPIDSVNGANYTPNKPFTVKTGENETIEITLTKSGFSAGQQVEIKIHTASGKEYPKMVTLP, from the coding sequence ATGAAGGCTATCTCTCCAGTCATAGCTACAGTCATAATCGTAGCAGTCGCAATCGCCATTTCAATAGCAGTCGCCCTATGGCTAACAGGAATAGTGGGAGGATTCACAACAGTAGAAAACCTACAAATCACATACGCCTATGCATCAACTCTGGAGAACGTCGGATGGAAGATCGAGTTGAAAGTAGAAAACAAAGGCACGGCTGATGCGACGATCGATGAGATATTTATAAATGGTGTCCCGATAGATTCCGTGAATGGCGCCAATTACACTCCAAATAAGCCCTTCACCGTTAAAACCGGAGAGAATGAGACTATAGAAATCACTCTGACTAAATCAGGATTTAGTGCTGGCCAGCAGGTTGAGATTAAGATTCACACGGCTAGCGGTAAGGAGTATCCGAAGATGGTTACTCTTCCATAA
- a CDS encoding potassium transporter TrkA yields the protein MSQRIPPDVHRLFHDKTVKITYQPKPVREVLNSIWLQSDIALDLAFYSYFSGDNDTAMRVLDINKSIDELIGQFIIHTSLAYGRSKEGSYAVLLAYYYASSMDTIVDSVKDIVYMLLTGYKTGIRQENILYYTEGEVIAPFELTEDVRVIDITDRYPVDVILVINERGWRIAPSLQETIPKGSRIYVRGFKENVYRFLRDKGVEVQEQPLHYREAEPLVKGIIELKEFTRLMVDLAHYTLMEANPGIIQEVEDLEVYVDWKHLQVLDALRECFGRIDSATHLGLTTLLKELEDVADASNTISHITQMLGEMPEDYSEVFRKVFETIGEALKTVTVKKEIHLDKLSLWLRKYGGSILAVKSGQEWIAHPLAKNLVLKPGDKIILAHQAEFADEVNTILSKIS from the coding sequence GTGAGTCAAAGAATCCCTCCCGATGTTCACAGGTTATTCCACGATAAAACAGTTAAGATAACGTATCAGCCGAAGCCCGTGAGAGAAGTCTTGAACAGCATCTGGCTTCAGTCGGACATAGCCCTGGACTTAGCCTTCTACTCCTATTTTTCAGGCGACAACGATACTGCCATGAGAGTTCTCGACATCAATAAGAGTATTGACGAGCTCATAGGCCAGTTCATCATTCACACCAGCCTAGCCTACGGTAGGAGCAAGGAAGGAAGCTACGCGGTTCTACTAGCATACTATTATGCTTCATCAATGGATACGATCGTTGACTCGGTGAAGGACATCGTCTACATGCTGTTAACCGGGTATAAAACGGGCATACGGCAGGAAAACATCCTCTACTACACGGAGGGTGAAGTCATAGCTCCGTTTGAGCTGACCGAGGACGTCAGGGTCATCGACATCACTGACAGATACCCCGTGGACGTGATACTAGTTATCAACGAGAGAGGGTGGAGGATCGCTCCTTCGCTACAGGAGACCATACCCAAGGGGAGCAGGATATACGTGAGGGGGTTCAAGGAAAACGTTTACAGGTTCCTAAGGGACAAGGGAGTAGAGGTTCAGGAGCAGCCGCTCCACTACAGGGAGGCCGAGCCCCTGGTGAAAGGCATCATCGAGCTGAAGGAGTTCACCAGGTTGATGGTAGACCTCGCACACTACACGCTCATGGAGGCTAACCCCGGGATCATCCAGGAGGTTGAAGACCTCGAAGTCTACGTCGACTGGAAGCACCTACAGGTCCTGGACGCTCTGAGAGAGTGCTTCGGCAGGATAGATTCCGCGACCCATTTAGGCTTGACCACCTTGCTGAAGGAGCTTGAGGACGTTGCCGACGCGAGCAACACCATAAGCCACATTACACAGATGCTGGGCGAGATGCCCGAGGACTACTCCGAGGTCTTCAGGAAAGTATTCGAAACCATAGGGGAGGCGTTGAAAACCGTGACGGTGAAGAAGGAAATCCACTTAGACAAGCTCTCCCTGTGGCTGAGAAAGTACGGGGGCTCGATACTAGCGGTGAAGAGCGGGCAGGAGTGGATAGCCCACCCGCTGGCTAAAAACCTAGTCCTTAAGCCCGGGGACAAGATCATCCTCGCACACCAGGCAGAGTTCGCGGACGAAGTAAACACCATCCTCTCCAAAATATCCTGA
- a CDS encoding magnesium transporter, producing MLNKRTRRLLISLGTLGVGEVIAGLTLQTSIEILALYPVFLMLIPGLMDMRGDVYGALGYRLTTALHIGEAEPRILTKYNLYNVLTGYSVTVIATLAITILSYAISVSLRVETPDLITLSFISVSSSTLVYLILTPVTTISIIYLFKTGRDPTDFVASIVTGVGDALTPFTFITVSLLFEAIPAYMRALVVSLLLSLGLVFTYALWRGDEGRPLFENAVSSVAASFGSSLGGLALATRTATLLRLPLILGSLPAFNALLGAATGIFGNDLSIKLHLGSHSPLRSQLQTLRQVGLTTFTAIILSIIVVSALTSTPVGEVVLSALILAVAYPLIFTLASLLTYYLTKTSFTKGWNPDNIVFPLMTTFVDLTGPIVISSIALTVV from the coding sequence TTGCTGAACAAGAGGACGAGGAGGCTTTTAATATCGCTTGGGACACTCGGCGTTGGAGAAGTAATTGCAGGGTTAACTCTGCAGACTAGCATTGAAATCCTTGCCCTATACCCTGTTTTCCTAATGTTGATCCCGGGACTCATGGACATGAGGGGAGATGTGTACGGTGCTCTCGGGTATAGGCTGACGACCGCCCTCCACATAGGTGAGGCTGAGCCGAGAATCCTCACCAAGTATAACTTGTACAACGTGCTAACTGGTTACTCGGTCACCGTCATAGCCACGCTCGCCATAACTATCCTATCATACGCTATCTCGGTCTCGTTAAGAGTTGAAACCCCCGACTTAATCACGCTATCCTTCATATCCGTTTCATCCAGCACACTCGTATACTTGATTCTCACCCCGGTGACGACTATTTCAATCATATACTTGTTTAAAACAGGTAGGGATCCAACAGACTTCGTGGCATCCATTGTAACCGGGGTTGGAGACGCTTTAACGCCTTTCACATTCATCACCGTATCCCTGCTGTTTGAAGCAATACCAGCTTATATGAGAGCGCTGGTTGTCTCCCTGTTATTGTCCTTAGGGTTGGTTTTCACATACGCGTTATGGCGGGGGGATGAGGGTAGACCCCTCTTCGAAAACGCAGTCTCCTCCGTGGCCGCATCCTTTGGAAGCAGCCTGGGAGGGTTGGCCTTAGCGACGAGGACTGCTACTCTCTTGAGACTGCCTCTTATCCTAGGCTCCCTTCCAGCCTTCAACGCTCTGCTTGGAGCCGCTACCGGCATTTTCGGGAACGATCTCAGCATAAAACTCCACCTCGGCTCTCACAGCCCTCTGAGAAGCCAGCTTCAAACCCTGAGGCAAGTTGGCTTGACCACGTTTACAGCAATCATCCTGAGCATAATCGTAGTCTCAGCGCTCACTTCAACGCCTGTGGGCGAAGTCGTCCTGAGCGCTCTGATACTCGCAGTTGCCTACCCGCTCATCTTCACGCTAGCATCGCTCCTCACGTATTATCTAACAAAGACTTCGTTCACTAAAGGGTGGAACCCGGACAACATTGTCTTCCCGCTAATGACGACTTTTGTTGATTTAACGGGCCCGATAGTTATCTCTTCAATAGCTTTAACAGTGGTTTAA
- a CDS encoding PLP-dependent aminotransferase family protein, translating to MSKPDYHKFLSSRANLIEPSPIREMVSKIAVKSKTRPVISFAAGEPDPDVIPRELYAGILSDLFKKIRIIGNYSPADGVLELKNEIASFMKEFESVNTAPDNVVVTLGGSQAIDIIGRLLLDPGDIVLTENPSYVNTLLVWKHYGVQVKGISMDDKGLIPEELENTLARLRREGRKVKLLYTIPTGQNPSGLTLDPDRRKQVLEVASKYDILVVEDAAYNHLLYEPINVKPIRAIDDEGRVIYVGSFSKVLGTGLRIGWIEAPSEIIEKAKMAKGPMDMCPPVPMQYLVLEVLRNKVFKLVKERAIETYRVKRDLMIKAIERHLPGIKYTKPVAGMFILIWLPRGLEAPQFTDMLLEKYDVAAIPATPFYTDDSGRNVVRLNFSMAKTELIDEGVRRIGELLRELTP from the coding sequence ATGTCTAAACCGGACTACCATAAATTCCTGAGTAGTAGGGCAAATCTGATTGAGCCCAGCCCTATTCGGGAGATGGTCAGCAAGATAGCCGTCAAGTCGAAGACTAGACCCGTGATATCCTTTGCAGCGGGAGAGCCGGACCCCGATGTTATTCCGAGGGAGCTTTACGCAGGGATCCTTTCGGACTTGTTCAAGAAGATAAGGATTATTGGGAACTACTCACCCGCTGACGGAGTATTGGAGTTGAAAAACGAGATAGCATCGTTCATGAAGGAGTTCGAGAGCGTTAATACAGCTCCAGATAACGTAGTGGTCACGCTGGGAGGCTCCCAGGCGATCGACATCATTGGGAGGCTCTTGCTCGACCCTGGCGACATAGTCCTGACGGAGAACCCTTCATATGTTAACACATTACTTGTTTGGAAGCACTACGGCGTCCAAGTCAAAGGGATTTCAATGGATGATAAAGGCTTGATTCCCGAGGAGCTGGAGAACACGCTCGCGAGGTTGAGAAGAGAGGGGAGGAAGGTCAAACTCCTATATACTATTCCAACGGGGCAGAACCCTTCGGGCTTGACCCTAGACCCTGATAGGAGGAAGCAGGTTTTAGAGGTAGCTAGCAAGTACGACATACTCGTCGTCGAGGACGCAGCGTACAATCACTTGCTGTATGAGCCGATTAACGTTAAGCCGATTAGAGCAATCGACGATGAGGGTAGAGTCATCTACGTTGGATCATTCAGCAAGGTTTTGGGTACAGGGTTGAGAATAGGCTGGATAGAAGCTCCCTCAGAGATTATCGAGAAGGCTAAGATGGCTAAGGGACCTATGGACATGTGCCCCCCGGTTCCGATGCAGTACCTTGTGCTCGAGGTGTTGAGAAACAAGGTTTTCAAGCTGGTGAAGGAGAGGGCGATTGAAACCTACAGGGTCAAGCGCGACCTGATGATCAAGGCGATAGAACGCCACCTACCCGGCATCAAATATACGAAACCGGTTGCAGGCATGTTCATCCTGATATGGTTGCCGAGAGGCCTTGAAGCCCCCCAGTTCACAGACATGTTACTGGAGAAATACGATGTAGCGGCGATACCTGCAACGCCATTCTACACTGACGACTCCGGTAGGAACGTGGTTCGGTTGAACTTCTCGATGGCGAAAACGGAGTTGATCGATGAGGGAGTTAGGCGTATTGGCGAGCTCCTGAGGGAGCTTACACCGTAG
- a CDS encoding flavin reductase family protein → MKRLLYPLRTFLIVSGRIGEEVNVMAADWVTMVSADPFMLSVSISPKRYTHKLITRYKEFVLSVPTIKLLREVWIAGTRSGPGKLSEMKITLENSRLIGVPSVKEAVANLECRVVGSHDYGDHTLFIGEVVAYSFDENAFHQDEPIPGSGFILHLARNKFTVEDETVLRPD, encoded by the coding sequence TTGAAGAGGCTTCTATACCCGTTAAGAACATTCCTCATAGTTTCCGGCAGGATCGGCGAGGAGGTAAACGTCATGGCGGCTGACTGGGTTACAATGGTTTCAGCAGACCCGTTCATGCTCAGCGTTTCAATATCGCCCAAGAGGTACACGCATAAGTTGATAACCAGGTACAAGGAGTTTGTCTTAAGCGTGCCGACCATTAAGCTCCTGAGGGAAGTCTGGATTGCAGGTACGAGGAGCGGCCCCGGGAAACTATCTGAAATGAAAATCACATTGGAGAATTCACGACTCATCGGCGTTCCCTCGGTTAAAGAGGCTGTTGCGAACCTCGAGTGCAGGGTAGTTGGAAGTCATGATTACGGAGACCATACGCTGTTCATAGGAGAGGTTGTCGCGTACTCGTTTGACGAGAACGCGTTTCACCAGGACGAGCCTATTCCTGGCAGTGGTTTCATCCTTCACTTGGCTAGAAATAAGTTCACCGTCGAGGATGAAACCGTGTTGAGGCCCGACTAG
- a CDS encoding DUF47 family protein, which produces MSEDTIELMMEFLLNLEKIVKSFNSSLEFLDNLMIGEARVKLAEVMRLEEKGKEIRTKLEELIVSARLEASLKEDLLNFILRVDAIGDRIKEASRELTILPFLETPSEIRKGIVEISKISIKSVQQLISAARKTIEGDLDKALEDIKLLSDYEEKADALDISNRGLLLSLSERLKPFTISILIHDLNKDLEDSVDTCQVAGEYLRLIILAWLKQI; this is translated from the coding sequence TTGTCAGAGGATACTATAGAGCTGATGATGGAATTCCTCTTAAACTTGGAGAAGATTGTGAAAAGCTTCAACTCATCACTAGAGTTCCTCGACAACCTCATGATCGGTGAGGCAAGGGTTAAGCTCGCTGAAGTTATGAGGCTTGAAGAGAAAGGGAAGGAGATCAGGACCAAGCTTGAAGAGTTAATAGTCTCAGCCCGCTTGGAAGCATCCTTGAAGGAGGATTTGCTGAACTTTATTTTACGAGTTGACGCTATTGGGGATCGAATAAAAGAGGCTTCCAGGGAGCTCACTATTCTACCCTTCCTTGAGACTCCATCCGAGATTAGAAAGGGAATAGTCGAGATCAGCAAGATCTCTATAAAATCTGTTCAGCAGTTGATAAGTGCGGCGCGTAAAACCATAGAGGGCGATTTAGACAAGGCATTGGAGGACATCAAGTTGCTGTCGGATTATGAGGAGAAGGCTGATGCACTGGATATTTCCAACAGGGGATTGCTTCTCTCTCTATCCGAGAGGTTAAAGCCTTTCACGATATCGATACTTATTCACGATTTAAACAAGGACTTAGAGGATAGCGTTGACACCTGCCAAGTAGCCGGCGAGTACTTAAGGCTCATAATACTGGCTTGGCTTAAGCAGATCTAA
- a CDS encoding SagB/ThcOx family dehydrogenase: MIRLSPTIPLPPPSRESCLGKLLSERRSVRIFTATPLTLSQLSTILWAAYGCIDPECGRRTSPSAGATYPFEIYVSVKSNGVEELKPGILHYDAKNNGLTYVAEGDYSNELARACLRQRWVLNAPVNLILVAFTHRTTEYYGERGVRYIFNEAGHIGQNIYLATTEMGLGTVAVGAFKDEEVAKLLKLSKGAMPVYIFPIGRTR, from the coding sequence GTGATACGCTTGTCTCCAACAATACCTCTTCCGCCTCCATCCAGGGAGTCGTGTCTCGGGAAGTTACTGTCCGAAAGGAGGAGCGTTAGAATCTTCACCGCAACCCCCCTCACTCTCAGCCAATTATCAACTATACTCTGGGCAGCGTATGGTTGCATAGACCCTGAATGCGGTCGAAGGACGTCGCCTTCAGCAGGCGCGACTTACCCTTTCGAAATATACGTGTCTGTCAAATCCAATGGCGTCGAGGAATTAAAGCCGGGAATCCTCCACTATGATGCGAAAAACAATGGTTTAACCTATGTTGCAGAAGGAGATTATTCCAACGAGCTGGCTAGAGCCTGTTTAAGGCAGAGATGGGTTCTAAACGCCCCGGTAAACCTCATTCTAGTAGCGTTCACCCATAGGACTACGGAATATTATGGTGAAAGGGGAGTACGATACATCTTCAATGAAGCAGGCCATATTGGACAAAACATCTACCTTGCTACAACCGAGATGGGGCTGGGAACAGTCGCCGTAGGCGCCTTCAAAGACGAGGAAGTCGCTAAGTTGTTGAAGCTCTCAAAGGGGGCTATGCCTGTTTACATATTTCCCATCGGTAGGACGCGTTGA
- a CDS encoding THUMP domain-containing protein, whose translation MSFNLMITHEPGLDNYRFIIGSIRSRIQDYIVVDKGPCVILLRVPNPYESIEKLRDLPNEAPMVYRVIPIDVIVDPYVEDVAEKAGSLAMERIPPDKTYRVTLHGRLYWRETRMPAHSMDAVKIIAEKIDRPVSLSSPDYVVYIRSVKLYHRRRYAAVTVAPPEKIIVSKSDKP comes from the coding sequence TTGAGCTTCAATTTAATGATAACCCACGAACCCGGCTTGGACAACTATAGATTCATAATAGGCTCTATAAGGAGCAGGATACAGGACTACATAGTAGTTGACAAAGGTCCCTGCGTGATATTGCTAAGAGTTCCAAACCCTTACGAGTCAATTGAAAAACTGAGAGATCTCCCTAATGAAGCTCCGATGGTCTACAGGGTAATACCCATAGACGTCATAGTGGATCCATACGTTGAAGACGTTGCGGAGAAGGCCGGTTCGCTGGCTATGGAGAGAATCCCTCCAGACAAAACCTACAGGGTCACGTTGCATGGACGCTTGTATTGGAGGGAGACGAGAATGCCTGCTCACAGTATGGACGCCGTTAAAATCATTGCTGAGAAAATCGATAGACCAGTATCTCTCTCGAGCCCGGATTATGTGGTGTACATACGTAGCGTTAAACTCTACCATAGGAGGAGGTATGCGGCGGTAACCGTTGCACCTCCGGAAAAAATCATAGTGAGCAAATCAGACAAGCCTTAA
- a CDS encoding XdhC/CoxI family protein, whose translation MRVEEILSKAIEELNKGRPVAIAVITGKEGSGPREIGATMVVTVDGEKIGTIGGGELESLIVKNAIEALQSGNPKKIRLALRRENIPPDAQPTGMLCGGVVEVFINVLKPRPRIIILGAGNVGKPLADIANILGYRVVVMDKDESLANTIRYPYAEYVFAGDFISEVGKIESSPNDVFAVVYGEVETDYQALKKVIQNHPGRHIWVLCSRHRAKWMEERLVQEGVSVESLKNYIHMPAGLDINSSTPEEIAISIWSEIICVMKNCSIPVGSLNILSNQRRE comes from the coding sequence TTGAGGGTTGAGGAGATACTATCTAAAGCCATTGAAGAGTTAAATAAGGGTAGGCCTGTGGCGATAGCAGTGATCACCGGTAAAGAAGGCAGCGGTCCCCGGGAAATAGGAGCTACCATGGTGGTAACTGTTGATGGAGAAAAAATAGGCACAATAGGCGGGGGAGAACTAGAATCCCTAATTGTTAAGAACGCGATCGAAGCTCTCCAGAGCGGGAATCCAAAGAAAATCAGACTAGCGCTGAGAAGGGAGAACATACCACCGGATGCTCAGCCCACGGGCATGTTGTGCGGGGGAGTCGTCGAGGTTTTCATAAATGTCTTGAAACCCCGCCCTAGAATAATCATACTTGGAGCTGGAAACGTGGGAAAACCGCTCGCGGACATTGCAAATATTCTTGGATACCGGGTTGTCGTAATGGATAAGGATGAGAGTCTGGCTAATACCATCCGATACCCGTATGCTGAATACGTTTTCGCCGGCGACTTCATCAGTGAGGTGGGAAAAATCGAGTCAAGCCCAAACGATGTCTTCGCGGTAGTATATGGAGAGGTTGAGACGGACTATCAGGCGTTGAAGAAGGTGATTCAAAACCACCCCGGGAGACACATATGGGTCCTATGCAGTAGACACAGGGCTAAATGGATGGAGGAGAGACTAGTCCAGGAAGGAGTAAGCGTTGAAAGCCTCAAGAACTACATCCACATGCCGGCTGGACTCGATATCAACAGCTCCACCCCCGAGGAGATCGCCATTAGTATTTGGTCGGAGATTATATGCGTCATGAAGAACTGTTCCATTCCCGTCGGATCACTTAACATCCTGTCAAACCAGCGGAGGGAATAG